One genomic region from Verrucomicrobiia bacterium encodes:
- a CDS encoding PEP-CTERM sorting domain-containing protein translates to MKRVIIASLVAMGIFTAEAQALTNIVFYSFNTNGFVGVDQSTAMTNYLQVANIGSGISSFSFSNSQATPLLTILSSVTASPNNHGFPAGNSVGMNGWNGGASYFQFTLNATGFQGLVLAWAGNRSSTGPTNVVLQYSSDGGATFNNFNTFAAPANVGTTQDVSAVTALDNNALDVFRIVGVDAAAAGTLKIDNFSIEATAVPEPSTMLLVGVGVLGMFAIRRRRS, encoded by the coding sequence ATGAAGAGAGTTATTATTGCGAGTTTGGTGGCCATGGGGATTTTTACTGCGGAGGCGCAAGCCCTAACCAACATTGTTTTCTACTCATTTAACACCAACGGATTCGTGGGAGTAGACCAGAGTACTGCCATGACCAATTACCTTCAGGTGGCGAACATTGGCTCTGGCATCAGTTCGTTCTCGTTCTCCAACTCGCAAGCAACTCCGTTGCTGACGATCCTGTCATCGGTGACAGCCAGTCCGAATAACCACGGATTCCCGGCGGGTAACTCTGTGGGTATGAACGGTTGGAACGGCGGGGCCAGCTACTTCCAGTTTACCCTGAACGCGACAGGTTTTCAGGGGCTCGTTCTTGCATGGGCCGGAAATCGGTCGAGCACTGGCCCAACGAACGTCGTATTACAGTACAGCAGCGATGGTGGTGCAACGTTCAATAATTTCAACACCTTTGCCGCGCCAGCTAATGTCGGGACAACTCAAGACGTCAGTGCGGTGACCGCGCTGGACAACAACGCGCTCGACGTGTTCCGCATTGTCGGTGTCGATGCTGCCGCAGCCGGCACGCTCAAGATCGACAACTTCTCGATTGAAGCCACGGCCGTCCCCGAGCCTTCCACCATGCTGTTGGTTGGTGTGGGAGTGTTGGGTATGTTCGCGATTCGTCGCCGTCGTTCGTAA
- a CDS encoding bifunctional UDP-sugar hydrolase/5'-nucleotidase: protein MIKPPRTVVAVLILFCFARVSLLAREVPITIIHTCDLHGNVLPTESYEGKTNLGGIARCATMIRQIRAQEKNVLLVDAGDSMQGTPVSFLSDGQVMVKCLNHLHYDSWTWGNHEFDWGLGKLAACAERAEVPIVVANIQEAGSGGTPTSQRITSRLKPYVVREMDGVKVGIIGLDTPDIPSWSRPRLFAGLEFKDSVEALRRTVPESRAAGAQVLVLVCHQGYREAGDDHANQINAIARNFPELDVIIGAHTHRNFPEFKVSNILYSQADYYGIYLGRVDLVFDTEKGRVVKRQSNTLLMDEHIPLDGEVLKLAGAEIDRAEKLSSAHLGEATDDLWIRALPHKETPIHNVIFEAIADALGARGVKVDAIVHGINERRNGLKKGAITVGDVWKVVPYENTVGVLELTPAELRDVLDEDVETYNNPAFRGIWGLKWTFDPDAKPGQRTISLVHADGSSLDETQRLAVAFNSYDLAGGGQRWKRLRELVDRPDTKLVEYDFQTREAVINYIRKRGTITPTIRDWWTAKRGARSDHPRKTE from the coding sequence ATGATTAAGCCGCCGCGAACGGTGGTGGCTGTCCTAATTCTGTTTTGCTTTGCGCGAGTAAGCCTGTTGGCGCGTGAAGTGCCCATCACGATCATCCATACCTGCGACCTTCACGGCAACGTGTTGCCTACGGAGAGCTACGAAGGGAAGACGAATCTGGGCGGCATCGCGCGTTGCGCCACGATGATTCGCCAGATTCGCGCGCAGGAGAAAAACGTCCTGCTGGTGGATGCCGGCGACTCCATGCAGGGCACCCCGGTCAGCTTTCTCAGCGATGGACAGGTGATGGTGAAGTGCCTGAACCATCTGCATTACGATTCGTGGACGTGGGGCAATCATGAGTTCGATTGGGGACTGGGCAAGCTGGCAGCCTGCGCCGAGCGGGCCGAGGTCCCGATTGTGGTCGCCAACATCCAGGAAGCGGGCAGCGGCGGCACTCCCACCTCCCAGCGGATTACGTCGCGCTTGAAGCCGTACGTAGTGCGGGAAATGGACGGCGTGAAAGTGGGTATCATCGGGTTGGACACGCCCGACATCCCGAGCTGGAGCCGCCCGCGACTGTTTGCAGGACTGGAGTTCAAGGATTCGGTGGAGGCGTTACGGCGAACCGTTCCCGAATCGCGGGCGGCGGGGGCGCAGGTCCTGGTGCTCGTTTGCCATCAGGGCTATCGCGAGGCAGGGGATGACCACGCCAACCAGATCAACGCCATCGCGCGCAATTTTCCGGAGTTGGATGTGATCATTGGCGCCCATACGCACCGTAACTTTCCGGAATTCAAGGTCAGCAATATCCTGTACAGCCAGGCCGACTATTATGGGATTTATCTTGGCCGCGTGGACCTGGTGTTTGACACGGAGAAGGGCCGCGTGGTCAAGCGCCAGTCCAACACGCTGCTCATGGACGAACATATCCCGCTCGACGGCGAAGTGCTGAAGCTCGCGGGCGCGGAAATTGACCGCGCCGAGAAGTTGTCAAGCGCCCACCTTGGCGAGGCCACCGATGATCTGTGGATCCGCGCCCTGCCGCACAAGGAAACGCCGATCCACAACGTTATCTTTGAGGCGATTGCGGATGCGCTTGGCGCGCGCGGCGTGAAGGTGGACGCGATCGTGCACGGGATCAACGAACGGCGGAACGGGTTGAAAAAGGGCGCCATCACCGTGGGGGATGTCTGGAAGGTTGTGCCATACGAAAACACCGTCGGTGTTCTGGAGTTGACGCCGGCGGAGCTGCGTGACGTCCTGGATGAAGACGTCGAGACCTACAATAATCCTGCGTTTCGCGGGATTTGGGGGTTGAAATGGACCTTCGATCCCGACGCAAAGCCGGGGCAGCGGACCATCTCGCTGGTTCATGCGGATGGTTCCTCTTTGGACGAAACGCAACGGCTTGCCGTGGCCTTCAACAGTTACGATTTGGCCGGCGGCGGGCAGCGCTGGAAACGGTTGCGGGAGTTGGTGGACCGGCCCGACACGAAGCTGGTGGAGTACGATTTTCAGACGCGGGAGGCGGTCATCAACTACATCCGCAAACGCGGCACGATTACGCCAACCATCCGCGATTGGTGGACGGCAAAGCGGGGGGCCAGGTCGGACCACCCACGGAAGACCGAGTAG
- a CDS encoding type II secretion system F family protein translates to MANFTYQARDTSGNPKGGDIEAADQQAAAAMLVDRGLMVISIRASASQKVGRKRRQGKVKSQDLVVFTRQLATMMDAGLPLVQTLTALEEQTDNPVFKPVLRTVTTRVEQGQAFSEALGEHPKVFTKLYVSMVEAGETGGLLAEILDRLACYLESTARLKKKVKSAMSYPVIVCVIALSIALFLIVKVIPIFASIYKDFGAALPTPTQILIDFSNFIRAYFVLAIGAAGGFTFALIKFKRTKRGTALWDRTKLRLPVFGKLVHKIAISRFARTFAALLRSGVPILETLRIVGQSAGNTVVERAVEKTAASIERGDNLAVALGQHPIFPPMLVRMVSAGEQTGKVDVMLEKISDFYDEEIEAMLSGLTSLIEPLLIVFLGVVVGSIVICMFLPIFKLNQVVQF, encoded by the coding sequence ATGGCGAATTTCACATATCAAGCGCGGGACACCTCGGGGAACCCGAAAGGTGGCGATATCGAAGCCGCGGATCAACAAGCGGCGGCCGCGATGCTGGTGGATCGCGGATTGATGGTCATTTCCATACGGGCGTCTGCCAGCCAGAAGGTCGGGCGCAAACGCCGCCAGGGCAAGGTCAAGTCGCAGGATTTGGTGGTTTTCACCCGCCAACTGGCGACCATGATGGATGCCGGTTTGCCGCTCGTGCAGACGCTGACCGCGTTGGAAGAGCAGACCGACAACCCGGTGTTCAAGCCCGTGTTGCGCACGGTCACCACAAGAGTTGAACAAGGCCAGGCGTTTTCCGAGGCCCTGGGCGAACATCCCAAAGTGTTTACCAAACTCTATGTGAGCATGGTGGAAGCCGGTGAAACCGGCGGTCTGTTGGCGGAGATCCTGGATCGTTTGGCGTGCTATTTGGAGTCAACCGCGCGTTTGAAGAAGAAGGTAAAGTCAGCGATGTCATACCCGGTCATCGTGTGCGTCATCGCTCTTTCGATCGCACTGTTCTTGATCGTCAAGGTCATCCCGATTTTTGCCAGCATCTATAAGGACTTTGGCGCGGCGTTGCCGACCCCAACACAGATCCTGATCGACTTCAGCAACTTCATTCGCGCGTACTTCGTGCTGGCCATCGGCGCGGCGGGTGGATTTACCTTTGCCCTCATAAAGTTCAAGCGCACCAAACGCGGGACCGCGCTTTGGGACCGTACCAAGTTGCGGCTGCCCGTGTTTGGGAAACTGGTGCATAAGATTGCCATCTCACGATTTGCGCGGACCTTCGCGGCGCTGTTGCGGAGCGGTGTGCCGATTTTGGAAACCCTGCGCATCGTGGGGCAATCGGCGGGAAACACCGTGGTGGAACGAGCCGTGGAAAAGACCGCCGCCAGCATTGAGCGGGGCGACAACCTTGCCGTGGCGCTGGGACAGCATCCTATTTTCCCGCCCATGCTGGTACGGATGGTATCGGCCGGTGAGCAAACAGGCAAGGTGGACGTGATGTTGGAGAAGATTTCCGATTTCTACGATGAAGAGATTGAGGCCATGCTGTCAGGACTGACGTCGCTGATCGAGCCTTTGCTGATCGTGTTCCTCGGCGTGGTGGTCGGCAGCATTGTGATTTGCATGTTTCTACCGATTTTCAAGCTGAATCAGGTCGTACAGTTTTAG
- a CDS encoding sigma-54 dependent transcriptional regulator has protein sequence MAKIIIVDDDPAMVSVLSEVLREHRHEVLPASSPERALQLVKEGAPDLVLSDIEMPEGKPMGLKLLQQVKEYNRSIPVVMITGQGTKERAVQALRAGAHDFIEKPFQIDELVKRLDNALMQQKAVHALEENVELRRQLQDKFRFDSMIGSSPRMEAVYRLIERVANTDSTVLILGESGTGKELVARALHYNSRRAAMPFVAVNCSALPEHLLESELFGHRKGAFTGAAFDKMGLFQHADGGSILLDEIGSMAPSLQSKLLRFLQDRELRRVGDTDTIKVDVRVLAATNEPLQQKMLDKTFREDLYYRISVIPVQLPALRERVEDIPLLVNHFVQQCSQRQGTPPPRISDEMMSVMKAYRWPGNVRELQNAVERAFALCDNGVFLLKDLPERVLEAVAGIPATSPTTISQRSTPPPGTGPEVAGSTIDSTLAEMAAGAAQWSRGLPPMQLKEFLHGQEVNYIEQVIQSTGGDKEKAAQMLGISMATLYRKLAPSSDEQLSGVEKVQPQV, from the coding sequence ATGGCGAAAATAATAATTGTTGATGACGATCCCGCGATGGTGTCCGTGCTATCGGAGGTGCTGCGTGAGCATCGCCATGAGGTGCTACCCGCCAGCAGCCCGGAGCGCGCGTTGCAACTGGTGAAGGAAGGCGCACCCGATCTCGTCTTATCCGATATTGAGATGCCCGAAGGCAAGCCCATGGGCCTGAAACTGTTGCAGCAGGTCAAGGAGTACAACCGGTCTATCCCCGTGGTCATGATCACGGGGCAGGGGACCAAGGAGCGCGCCGTACAAGCGCTCCGCGCCGGCGCGCATGACTTTATCGAGAAGCCCTTTCAGATCGACGAGTTGGTCAAGCGCCTTGACAACGCGCTGATGCAGCAGAAAGCCGTGCATGCGCTCGAAGAGAACGTCGAACTCCGTCGCCAACTTCAGGATAAATTCCGTTTCGACTCGATGATTGGCTCGAGCCCACGCATGGAGGCGGTCTACCGGCTCATTGAGCGCGTGGCCAATACCGACTCGACCGTGCTGATCCTCGGCGAAAGCGGGACCGGGAAGGAGCTGGTCGCCCGCGCGCTGCATTACAACAGCCGGCGCGCCGCCATGCCCTTCGTGGCCGTGAACTGCAGCGCGCTTCCGGAGCATCTGCTCGAGTCCGAACTCTTCGGCCATCGCAAGGGCGCGTTCACCGGCGCGGCGTTCGACAAGATGGGCCTCTTCCAGCACGCCGATGGCGGTTCGATCCTCCTCGACGAAATCGGCTCGATGGCGCCGAGTCTGCAGAGCAAACTACTGCGCTTTCTCCAGGACCGGGAACTCCGCCGTGTTGGCGATACCGACACCATCAAAGTTGACGTGCGGGTTTTGGCGGCCACCAATGAGCCGCTCCAACAAAAGATGCTGGACAAGACGTTCCGTGAAGACCTCTATTACCGCATCAGCGTCATCCCCGTGCAGCTACCGGCGCTGCGCGAGCGTGTTGAGGACATTCCACTGTTGGTGAACCATTTCGTCCAACAGTGCTCACAGCGACAGGGTACGCCGCCGCCCCGCATCTCCGACGAGATGATGAGCGTGATGAAGGCGTACCGCTGGCCCGGCAACGTCCGCGAGCTACAAAATGCCGTGGAGCGTGCCTTCGCGCTTTGTGATAACGGTGTGTTCCTGCTCAAGGATTTGCCCGAGCGCGTGCTGGAGGCAGTGGCTGGGATCCCTGCCACGTCGCCAACAACCATTTCACAACGATCCACGCCGCCGCCAGGCACCGGCCCGGAAGTGGCGGGAAGCACAATCGACTCGACGCTGGCCGAGATGGCCGCGGGCGCGGCCCAATGGAGCCGGGGTCTGCCGCCGATGCAACTCAAGGAGTTCCTGCACGGACAGGAAGTTAACTACATCGAGCAAGTTATCCAGTCGACTGGCGGTGACAAAGAGAAGGCTGCGCAAATGCTTGGCATTAGCATGGCCACGCTTTATCGCAAGCTCGCACCCAGCTCCGATGAGCAGCTGTCCGGGGTCGAGAAAGTCCAACCACAGGTGTAA
- a CDS encoding prepilin-type N-terminal cleavage/methylation domain-containing protein, translating into MITINSIRKDRSAFTLVEIMIVVAIIGLLAALAIPGFVKARKQSQGRRILNDARQMDAAIDQWALETGQTDGNAINTTSAATYLKTTWKSQDLLGNAFAVTVVGGTQMAVSATTKSALAGVGIDWGAY; encoded by the coding sequence ATGATTACGATAAACAGTATCCGCAAGGACCGCTCGGCATTTACCCTGGTTGAAATCATGATTGTGGTTGCCATCATTGGGTTGCTCGCCGCGCTCGCGATCCCGGGTTTCGTCAAAGCCCGCAAACAGTCACAAGGCCGCCGCATTCTTAATGACGCGCGTCAGATGGACGCCGCCATTGACCAATGGGCACTTGAGACAGGCCAGACGGATGGCAATGCCATCAATACGACCTCGGCCGCGACGTACTTGAAGACAACCTGGAAGAGTCAAGACCTTCTCGGTAATGCCTTCGCCGTTACGGTGGTCGGTGGCACCCAGATGGCGGTCAGCGCCACTACGAAGTCTGCTTTGGCAGGCGTCGGTATCGACTGGGGCGCCTACTAA
- a CDS encoding prepilin-type N-terminal cleavage/methylation domain-containing protein translates to MKLERADRWREVDSMRQRSLYEQQAFTLVEIMIVVAILGLLAALAVPSFIKVRKESQGKRIVNDARQIDAAIDTWALQVGASDGDAVDLVQAAQYTKSGTINPNDVLGNPYLIGPVGETQMAVSAVTKSALAGVIIDWGAY, encoded by the coding sequence ATGAAACTGGAACGAGCAGACCGATGGAGGGAGGTGGATTCGATGCGTCAACGATCACTGTACGAACAACAGGCGTTCACCCTGGTTGAAATCATGATCGTGGTAGCCATTCTTGGGTTACTCGCCGCGCTCGCAGTCCCCAGCTTCATCAAAGTTCGCAAGGAATCCCAAGGCAAACGCATTGTCAACGATGCCCGTCAGATTGATGCTGCCATCGACACCTGGGCCCTCCAAGTAGGCGCGTCTGACGGCGACGCTGTGGATCTTGTGCAGGCCGCCCAGTACACGAAATCGGGTACAATTAACCCCAACGACGTACTGGGAAATCCCTACCTGATTGGCCCCGTGGGTGAGACCCAGATGGCAGTTTCGGCGGTGACAAAATCGGCCCTGGCCGGAGTGATCATCGATTGGGGAGCGTACTGA
- the pilM gene encoding pilus assembly protein PilM, with translation MFFRRNKQRNKCDVALGIDLGASQIKAAVVRRQKDKLELVEYAVRSLPAGTAKAYKGPEFAAELQQLVDGLKTSERHAFVTISCSSAMVCQAEFPAAPLAEIKSALKLNSSGYLRRDFSAYYLDVFELKKGTEDTKSKAKDKDKDKDSDKAKDSAKTKDSAKASVLVGGATKEEVDACRDALEAAKIKPEVIELAAVSVINAFQVGHPEIKDEVVVLIDIGARMTSINFLLNGVPLITRIMHFGGAQLSDYIGQVLVLKANEAEEEKRKMSGPIQELVKTAISPLAREIRSSIDFFERQHDLHVRQIYACGGSASSPQILAILGEAVGAHVECWNLIETLDVSHFNGETQRVLALGPSLAAAVGAVVPQLS, from the coding sequence ATGTTTTTTCGACGCAACAAACAACGTAATAAATGCGATGTGGCCCTGGGCATCGACCTGGGCGCGAGCCAGATCAAGGCCGCCGTTGTCCGGCGGCAGAAGGACAAACTGGAACTGGTCGAGTACGCCGTGCGCTCGCTCCCCGCGGGGACGGCCAAAGCGTACAAAGGACCGGAATTCGCCGCGGAGCTGCAGCAACTCGTGGACGGCCTCAAGACATCGGAACGCCACGCCTTTGTGACGATTAGTTGCAGTTCGGCGATGGTTTGCCAGGCCGAGTTCCCGGCAGCGCCGCTCGCCGAAATCAAGAGCGCCCTGAAGCTCAACAGCTCCGGTTACTTGCGCCGTGATTTTTCAGCGTATTACCTCGATGTGTTCGAGTTGAAGAAAGGCACTGAGGATACCAAGAGCAAAGCCAAGGATAAGGATAAAGACAAGGATTCGGACAAGGCCAAGGATTCGGCCAAGACGAAGGACTCGGCGAAGGCGAGCGTCCTTGTTGGCGGAGCGACCAAGGAAGAAGTGGATGCCTGCCGCGACGCGCTGGAGGCCGCCAAGATCAAACCGGAAGTGATCGAACTGGCGGCCGTTTCCGTCATCAACGCGTTCCAGGTGGGCCATCCGGAGATCAAAGACGAAGTCGTGGTCCTGATCGATATCGGCGCGCGCATGACCAGCATCAACTTCCTGCTCAACGGCGTGCCGCTGATCACACGCATCATGCATTTCGGTGGCGCACAACTCAGCGACTACATTGGCCAGGTCCTGGTGCTCAAGGCGAACGAAGCCGAGGAAGAAAAACGCAAGATGTCCGGGCCAATCCAGGAGTTGGTCAAGACGGCCATCTCGCCGCTGGCCCGGGAAATTCGATCCTCCATCGATTTCTTCGAACGACAGCACGATCTCCACGTCCGCCAAATCTATGCGTGTGGAGGTTCCGCGTCTTCGCCACAGATCCTGGCGATCCTGGGGGAGGCTGTGGGGGCGCATGTCGAGTGTTGGAATCTGATCGAGACCCTCGACGTCAGTCACTTCAATGGAGAGACACAACGCGTGCTCGCCCTGGGGCCATCCCTGGCCGCCGCGGTGGGTGCGGTTGTTCCACAACTCTCATGA
- a CDS encoding secretin N-terminal domain-containing protein, which produces MKTLRYLTAYAISALAFSSLACAKDGPEPTAPAAVSNPLPTVVSAPATITAAPTTAPAAVAAQPVPDEPIEIGYIEADIQNVLRTLSAKAGINLILGDEVTGKVTVNLKGVSYEQAMQLIAESKGYAYVKDKNIVKVKSKESLDTEAIEMRIYTLNYAKADDIKKTLDPVLTKQGRIQIDTRSNTLVLSDTPSSLAKLVPLIQALDTQTPQVMIEAKFVETTKNPKKDLGVDWTSTLLGHQVIVGGSALSASPGTPPVIPVNAQNQPIGGLQWVKGAGGSIVTPWSAGAALLDAGRASLVFSYLSQDTDTELLANPRVVTTDNVKARISIATQFPIPNFAFSEQTASLQINGFEYKDIGIILNVLPRINKDDFITLEVAPEASSSTENATLQSGGGSAVQIPIINTRTATTTVLIKSGNTLAIGGLMRTDVSDSYTKVPLMGDAPLFGPLFRSKSLSKTKRDLLIFLTPTIVRGDSQTTGYEKFANGLPRREVYTDDKWMPKDNAKARNLIGKPNSPAPDQNFSAQ; this is translated from the coding sequence ATGAAGACGCTACGATACCTCACCGCTTACGCGATCAGCGCCCTGGCATTTTCCTCGCTAGCCTGTGCCAAAGACGGACCCGAGCCCACGGCCCCGGCGGCAGTCTCGAATCCGCTCCCGACGGTCGTATCAGCACCGGCAACGATTACGGCTGCGCCTACAACCGCGCCCGCCGCAGTTGCCGCACAGCCGGTCCCCGATGAGCCGATTGAAATCGGTTATATCGAGGCCGATATCCAGAATGTCCTGCGCACGCTGTCGGCCAAGGCGGGCATCAATCTCATCCTCGGTGATGAGGTGACCGGCAAGGTTACGGTGAATTTGAAGGGCGTCTCATACGAGCAAGCAATGCAGTTGATCGCTGAGTCCAAGGGCTATGCGTACGTGAAGGACAAGAACATTGTCAAGGTGAAGTCCAAAGAGTCCCTGGATACCGAGGCGATCGAGATGCGCATCTACACATTGAACTACGCCAAGGCGGACGACATCAAGAAGACGCTTGATCCCGTGTTGACGAAACAGGGCAGGATCCAGATCGATACCCGTAGCAATACGCTGGTACTTTCCGATACGCCGTCAAGTCTGGCAAAGCTTGTCCCGTTGATACAAGCACTCGACACCCAAACGCCGCAGGTGATGATCGAAGCGAAGTTCGTGGAGACCACGAAGAATCCAAAGAAAGACCTGGGGGTTGACTGGACCAGCACACTGTTGGGCCACCAAGTGATCGTGGGTGGCAGCGCGCTTTCAGCGAGCCCGGGCACGCCTCCGGTTATTCCGGTTAACGCGCAGAACCAACCAATTGGCGGGCTTCAGTGGGTAAAGGGGGCCGGTGGCTCAATCGTGACGCCATGGTCCGCCGGCGCCGCGCTGCTCGATGCCGGCCGCGCCAGCCTCGTATTTTCCTATTTGAGCCAGGACACGGACACGGAATTACTGGCCAATCCGCGCGTGGTGACCACGGACAACGTCAAGGCGCGCATTTCGATTGCGACACAGTTCCCGATTCCAAACTTCGCCTTCAGCGAGCAAACGGCGTCGCTGCAGATCAACGGGTTTGAGTACAAGGACATCGGTATTATTTTGAACGTGCTACCGCGCATCAACAAGGACGATTTCATCACGCTCGAAGTGGCGCCTGAGGCCAGTAGCTCCACGGAGAACGCGACCTTGCAGAGCGGCGGCGGTTCCGCGGTCCAAATTCCGATCATCAACACCCGCACGGCCACCACGACAGTGCTCATCAAGAGCGGCAACACACTGGCGATTGGCGGGCTCATGCGCACGGATGTCAGCGACAGCTACACGAAAGTACCGCTGATGGGCGATGCCCCTCTCTTCGGACCGTTGTTCCGCAGCAAGAGCCTCAGTAAGACGAAACGCGATCTCTTGATCTTCTTGACGCCGACGATCGTGCGTGGCGACTCCCAAACGACGGGCTACGAGAAGTTTGCCAATGGGCTGCCGAGACGCGAAGTGTACACGGACGACAAGTGGATGCCGAAAGATAACGCGAAGGCCCGCAACCTAATCGGCAAACCGAACAGTCCGGCTCCCGATCAGAATTTTAGCGCGCAATAG
- a CDS encoding type II secretion system protein, with product MLPLRTNGGSISPGETMMRKLANTKDGFTLLEAMIAVMILGFVLASVLVTVSQSARYLTDIRRTARASQVLQQEMEYIRLLDWNTLQSVTNTFSDPSDTAHLYTGKVTQSAYDAYGTTNTIVKVTLTVSWTNQVNCVLTNTLTSLVGNGGLNKYIF from the coding sequence GTGCTCCCCTTGAGGACGAACGGTGGATCGATTAGCCCGGGAGAGACGATGATGCGGAAGCTGGCCAACACGAAGGACGGATTTACTCTGCTGGAGGCGATGATTGCCGTCATGATTCTGGGGTTCGTGTTGGCCTCGGTGCTCGTCACGGTGTCCCAATCTGCGCGCTATCTCACGGACATTCGTCGCACCGCGCGCGCCTCCCAAGTGCTGCAGCAGGAAATGGAATACATCCGACTGCTCGACTGGAACACACTGCAGTCGGTTACCAACACCTTCAGCGATCCGAGCGATACAGCGCACCTCTACACCGGGAAGGTCACGCAGTCGGCTTACGATGCGTATGGCACGACGAACACGATCGTCAAGGTTACTCTGACGGTGTCGTGGACGAACCAGGTCAACTGCGTGTTGACGAACACATTGACCTCGCTTGTGGGTAACGGGGGACTGAACAAGTATATCTTTTAG
- a CDS encoding sigma-54 dependent transcriptional regulator, whose translation MDKILVVDDEADIRRAFHRNLASDALQVVDAGNGEEAIRMIAKERPNLVVMDIRMGATSGLDTLRKLRELDPKLLIIMMTAYGTTQTAIEAMKLGAYDYVLKPLEVPKLKALIDSALKAARDMREVVSYQPLLASEDYAEGIVGKSEPMQQVFKLIGQVSQSDATVLITGESGTGKELVARAIYHHSRRAENPFLAINCAAIPEHLLESELFGHEKGAYTGAVERRIGKFEQCDQGTIFLDEIGDMPLSTQTKILRVLQNGEFQRVGGNQTFHVNVRVIAATNKHPEQLIAVKKFREDLFYRLNVVRIHLPPLRERPEDIRLLVDYFLQQFVKSGTVPGKVTKISTEALKILDKSPWPGNVRELENVIERAAVVARGDSILPKDLPTEVREPQAVAVPPDDLTAAIDLAVRPLYALAKKDPKLKIMAVVERELIARALVETNGNQVQAARLLGITRATLRKRIEKFRIAKRLEVK comes from the coding sequence ATGGATAAGATTTTGGTTGTCGATGACGAGGCCGATATTCGGCGCGCCTTCCATCGCAACCTCGCGAGCGATGCCCTGCAGGTGGTCGATGCGGGCAACGGCGAGGAGGCGATTCGGATGATTGCCAAGGAGCGCCCGAATCTCGTGGTCATGGACATCCGCATGGGCGCCACCAGCGGGCTCGACACATTGCGCAAGCTGCGCGAGCTCGATCCGAAACTGCTCATCATCATGATGACCGCCTACGGAACGACGCAGACTGCCATCGAGGCGATGAAGCTCGGCGCGTACGACTATGTCCTCAAACCCCTCGAAGTGCCAAAGCTCAAGGCGCTCATTGACTCCGCGCTGAAGGCCGCCCGCGACATGCGCGAGGTGGTCAGCTATCAGCCGCTGCTCGCCAGTGAGGACTACGCCGAGGGTATCGTCGGCAAGAGCGAGCCCATGCAGCAGGTTTTCAAACTCATCGGCCAGGTGTCGCAGTCGGACGCAACGGTGCTCATCACCGGCGAAAGCGGCACGGGCAAAGAATTGGTCGCCCGCGCGATTTATCATCACAGCCGGCGCGCCGAGAATCCCTTCCTGGCCATCAATTGCGCGGCGATTCCCGAACACTTGCTGGAAAGCGAATTATTCGGCCACGAAAAAGGCGCGTATACCGGCGCCGTCGAGCGCCGCATCGGCAAGTTCGAGCAATGCGATCAGGGGACGATTTTCCTCGATGAAATCGGGGACATGCCGCTTTCGACCCAAACCAAGATCCTGCGCGTGCTGCAGAACGGCGAGTTCCAACGCGTCGGCGGCAATCAAACCTTTCACGTCAATGTGCGCGTCATCGCTGCGACGAACAAGCATCCCGAGCAACTCATCGCCGTAAAGAAATTTCGCGAGGACCTGTTTTACCGCCTGAACGTGGTCCGCATCCACCTGCCGCCGTTGCGCGAGCGCCCCGAGGACATTCGCTTGCTGGTGGATTACTTTCTACAGCAGTTCGTAAAATCAGGCACGGTCCCCGGGAAGGTCACCAAGATCTCAACGGAAGCGCTAAAGATTCTCGATAAGTCGCCCTGGCCCGGCAATGTGCGGGAATTGGAGAACGTGATCGAGCGCGCGGCGGTGGTCGCCCGCGGCGATTCGATCCTGCCCAAGGACCTGCCCACCGAGGTCCGCGAACCGCAAGCCGTCGCCGTCCCGCCGGATGACCTGACGGCGGCGATCGACCTGGCAGTACGTCCGCTTTACGCGCTCGCGAAGAAGGACCCGAAGCTGAAGATCATGGCGGTGGTGGAGCGTGAATTGATTGCGCGAGCGCTGGTGGAGACCAACGGCAACCAGGTTCAAGCCGCGCGGTTGCTGGGCATCACGCGCGCGACATTGCGCAAACGCATTGAGAAGTTCCGAATCGCGAAGCGGCTGGAAGTGAAGTAG